From the Anabaena cylindrica PCC 7122 genome, one window contains:
- a CDS encoding DUF4276 family protein — MKVGMIFECGPQGADRKVCEHLARMYRSDIEISSVTLDRKPNLISECGKAAMQLFEDGCERVIIIWDLHPAWRERTLPPCRKEDRIAIFESLLDAGVTSPHVYLVCIEEELEAWLLADGRAISAYLSTPTHPVKIRDKKNPEKISNPKTVLNKLFQQHKGKGHRYSDIQHAQAIVEKIEDFSRLRRSKTFVRFLDKLG, encoded by the coding sequence ATGAAAGTTGGAATGATTTTTGAATGTGGTCCACAAGGTGCAGATAGAAAAGTATGTGAACATTTAGCACGTATGTATCGGTCAGATATAGAAATTTCTAGTGTCACTCTTGACAGGAAGCCAAACCTAATTTCCGAGTGTGGTAAAGCTGCTATGCAGTTGTTTGAAGATGGTTGTGAACGAGTCATTATTATTTGGGATCTACATCCAGCTTGGCGTGAAAGAACACTACCTCCTTGTCGTAAAGAAGATCGTATAGCTATTTTTGAGTCTTTACTTGATGCTGGAGTAACATCACCACACGTATATCTAGTGTGTATTGAGGAAGAATTAGAAGCATGGCTACTTGCTGATGGTCGTGCTATTTCTGCATATCTTTCAACACCAACTCATCCAGTCAAAATCAGAGACAAAAAAAATCCAGAAAAAATATCAAACCCAAAAACAGTCTTAAATAAATTATTTCAACAACATAAGGGTAAGGGTCATCGTTATAGCGACATACAACACGCACAAGCAATAGTCGAAAAAATAGAAGATTTTTCTAGGCTTAGACGTTCAAAAA
- a CDS encoding AAA family ATPase — MNISLKSFQIKNFKAIRDSKTIKFEPLTVFIGNNGSGKSSVIEALSTYQMIVRDGLDEAMNYWRGFEHIRNQAVRHNKRESGVKRPHEENPIEFMIRWKNYFHEMTVNQDTSGNELFIQKEILNRSSPKTVFTREDNGEFFTKENQNQKENLHLMEKIKGNCLDDESLISKFAVREKFKQGDIFTNILNWQFINLNPHLMFLPKPRKRTNKHISLASDGSNIAEYILNIYNLDKNVFNGIVETLQYILPYARDLQPYVTSELERNVYLQLTENDFKIPTWLLSTGTLRILALLAVLRHPQPAPLIVIEEIENGLDPRSIHLIVDEIRSLVETGTSQIIITTHSPYLLDLLTLSQIIFVERDETGQPTFNRPADQESLQEWSKKFGPGKLYTMDRLSQKG, encoded by the coding sequence ATGAATATTTCGCTTAAATCATTTCAAATTAAAAATTTTAAGGCTATACGTGACAGTAAAACAATCAAATTTGAACCTTTAACAGTATTCATTGGAAATAATGGATCTGGAAAAAGTAGTGTTATTGAAGCACTTTCAACTTATCAAATGATAGTGAGGGATGGTCTTGATGAAGCAATGAATTATTGGCGTGGTTTTGAACATATTCGTAACCAAGCTGTTCGTCATAATAAAAGAGAGTCTGGTGTAAAACGCCCTCATGAAGAAAATCCAATCGAATTTATGATTCGTTGGAAAAATTATTTTCATGAAATGACTGTAAATCAAGACACCAGTGGAAATGAGTTATTTATACAAAAAGAAATTTTAAATAGATCATCTCCCAAAACTGTTTTTACAAGAGAAGATAATGGTGAGTTTTTTACCAAAGAAAATCAAAACCAGAAAGAGAATTTACATTTAATGGAGAAAATTAAAGGAAACTGCCTAGATGATGAATCTCTAATATCTAAATTTGCTGTGAGAGAAAAATTCAAGCAAGGTGATATATTCACTAATATATTAAATTGGCAATTTATTAATTTAAATCCTCATTTAATGTTTTTACCTAAACCTAGAAAACGTACAAATAAGCATATTAGTCTAGCAAGTGATGGTTCAAATATTGCAGAATACATTCTGAATATATATAATCTTGACAAAAATGTATTTAATGGAATTGTAGAAACTCTACAATATATACTTCCTTATGCTCGTGATTTGCAACCTTATGTAACTTCTGAATTGGAGCGTAATGTTTATCTCCAATTAACTGAAAATGATTTTAAGATCCCAACATGGCTTTTATCAACAGGGACACTAAGAATATTAGCATTGTTAGCAGTATTACGGCATCCTCAGCCAGCACCACTAATTGTAATTGAAGAAATTGAAAATGGACTAGATCCAAGAAGCATTCACCTAATTGTAGATGAAATTAGGAGCTTAGTTGAAACTGGAACAAGTCAAATAATCATTACAACTCATTCACCATATTTACTTGACCTTTTAACTTTGTCTCAAATTATTTTCGTTGAACGGGACGAAACTGGTCAGCCAACATTTAATCGCCCAGCGGATCAAGAATCGCTTCAAGAATGGTCTAAAAAATTTGGTCCAGGCAAACTTTACACAATGGATCGTTTGAGTCAAAAAGGATAG